GGCCAGCAGTTCACGCCGTCTGCATACCAAGTGGAGTGGGTCTCGAAGGGCGGGTGAGGGCTTTCTGAGCCAACCGCACACCCATGTCCATCAAATAATGGAGTAGTTGTCATGCCGAAGATGAAGACCAAGAAGAGCGCTGCAAAGCGCTTCGTGGTTCGTCCGGGCGGTACCGTCAAGCGCGGTCAAGCCTTCAAGCGCCACATTCTTACCAAGAAGACCACCAAGAACAAGCGTCACCTGCGCGGCGCCACGGCAGTTCATGATTCCGATCTGAACTCCGTACGCGCAATGCTGCCGTTCGCCTAACCCTTAACCGACACTCATAGGAGCGAAACATGCCTCGAGTAAAACGTGGGGTTACCGCACGGGCCCGCCACAAGAAGATCATCAACCTGGCCAAGGGTTACCGCGGCCGCCGCAATAACGTCTATCGCATCGCCAAGCAGGCGGTCATGCGCGCAGGCCAATACGCCTACCGCGATCGCCGCAACAAGAAGCGTGTGTTCCGCGCACTGTGGATCACGCGTATCAACGCGGCGGTGCGTCAGCACGACATGACGTACAGCGTGTTCATCAACGGCCTGAAGAAGGCGTCGATCGAACTCGACCGCAAGGTGCTGGCCGACATGGCTGTGTTCGACAAGGCTGCTTTTGCTGCGATCGTCAAGCAGGTGAAAGCCGCCGTTGCAGCCTGATTGCGCTGTTAGCATCTAGTACTGCGTGGTTCGTTGCAGCGAACATCCGGTAGTCTCGGTGACGCTGCAACAAAAACGGGGCTCCTCACCGAGCCCCTTTTTTGTTGGTCGAGCCAGTTTTACTTCGATTGAATACTGACGTTGAAAAGATGGGATCAATGGATCTGGACCAGATTGTCGCCGACGCAAAAAGCGCCTTTGAACAAGCCTCCGACGTCACCACGCTCGAAAACGAGAAGGCACGCTTTCTCGGCAAGTCGGGCGCCCTGACGGAACTGTTGAAGGGGCTGGGCAAGCTCGATCCCGAAACGCGCAAGACGGAAGGCGCGCGGATCAACATCGTCAAGCAGCAGGTCGAAGCTGCGCTGACGGCGCGCCGCCAGGCGCTCGCCGACGCGCTGCTGAACCAGCGCCTCGCCGCCGAGGCCATCGACGTCACGCTGCCCGGGCGCGGCGCCGGCACGGGCAGTCTGCACCCCGTGATGCACACGTGGGAACGCGTCGAACAGATTTTCCGCACCATTGGCTTCGACGTGGCCGACGGTCCCGAAATCGAAACTGACTGGTACAACTTCACGTCGCTGAACAGCCCGGAAAACCATCCGGCGCGTTCGATGCAGGACACGTTCTACGTCGACGGCAAGGACGCCGAAGGCCGTCCGCTGCTGCTGCGTACGCACACCAGCCCGATGCAGGTCCGCTACGCGCGCACTAACACGCCGCCCATCAAGGTGATCGTGCCCGGCCGCACGTACCGCGTGGACAGCGACGCGACGCACTCGCCGATGTTCAACCAGGTCGAAGGCCTGTGGATCGACGAGAACATCAGCTTCGCCGACCTGAAGGGCGTCTACACCGACTTCCTCAAGAAATTCTTCGAGCGCGACGACATTCTCGTGCGCTTCCGTCCGTCGTACTTCCCGTTCACCGAGCCGTCAGCCGAAATCGACATGATGTTCGAGCAAGGCAAGAACGCCGGCAAATGGCTTGAAATCTCGGGCTCCGGCCAGGTTCACCCGACGGTGATCCGCAACATGGGCCTCGACCCGGAGCGCTATATCGGCTTTGCATTCGGCAGTGGCCTCGAGCGTCTGACGATGCTGCGTTACGGCGTGCAAGATTTGCGTCTGTTCTTTGAAAACGACCTGCGCTTCTTGCGCCAGTTCGCCTGAAGCGAACTCAAGACGCAGCGCGCGAGCCAGCAGCTCAAGCATGCGACGAGAGCGGCCCGGCAGTCGGCAATCTGACTGTCGCGCCGCAAACAGCGCCTCCGGCATGGTGCCGATGTATCGGCCGGACGCGGACACAACCTGTTTAGAACGTACAGAACCATGCAATTCCCGGAATCCTGGCTCAGAACCTTTGTCGATCCGCAACTGACGACGGCCGAACTGTCGCACGCGCTGACGATGGCCGGTCTCGAAGTGGAAGACCTGCGTCCCGCCGCGCCGCCTACCTCGAAGATCGTCGTGGGCCGCGTGCTCGAAGTCGTCAAGCACCCGGACGCGGACAAGCTCAACGTGTGTCAGGTCGACGCCGGCACGGGCGCGACGCTGAACATCGTGTGCGGTGCGCCGAACGTGGCGCCCGGCATCAAGGTGCCCGTCGCGCTGGTGGGCGCGCAACTGCCGCCCGCCGAAGAAGGCGGTGCGCCGTTCGCGATCAAGCTCTCGAAGCTGCGTGGCGTGCAAAGCGAAGGCATGCTGTGCTCAGCGCGTGAACTGAAGCTGTCGGAAGATCATAGCGGCCTGCTGATCCTGCCGGAAGATACGCCGATTGGCCAGGACATCCGCGAAACGCTGAACCTCGACGACACCGTGTTCGAAATCAAGCTGACGCCGAACAAGGCTGATTGCCTGTCGGTGTTCGGCGTCGCGCGCGAAACCGCCGCGATCACGGGCGCGCCGCTGCGTCCGCTCGAAATCAAGCCGGTCGAAGTCAAGCTCAACGAAACGTTGCCCGTGAAGATTTCGGCGCCCGATCTGTGCGGCCGCTTCTCGGGCCGCGTGATTCGTGGCGTCAATGCGCGCGCGAAGTCGCCGGCATGGATGGTCGAGCGGCTCGAACGTTCCGGTCAACGAAGCATTTCGGCGCTGGTCGACATCTCGAACTATGTGATGCTGGAACTCGGCCGTCCGTCGCACGTGTTCGATCTCGACAAGATCCACGGCAGCATGGACGTGCGCTGGGGCAAGCGCGGCGAATCGCTGAAGCTGCTCAACGGTAATACGGTCGAAGTCGACGAAACGGTCGGCGTGATCGCCGACGACCAACACATCGAAAGCCTCGCGGGCATCATGGGCGGCGACAGCACGGCCGTCACGCTCGACACCACCAACATCTATCTCGAAGCCGCATTCTGGTGGCCAGATAGCATCCGCGGCCGGTCGCGCCGCTACAACTTCTCGACGGACGCGGGTCATCGCTTCGAACGCGGCGTCGACTACTCGACCACCGTCGAGCACATCGAGCGCATCACGCAGTTGATTCTCGACATCTGCGGCGGCGAAGCCGGTCCTGTCGACGACCAGATCGTCAACGTGCCGAAGCGCGCGCCGGTGAAGATGCGTGTTGCGCGCGCGAACCGCATCATCGGTGTGGCGATCAGCGCTGATGAGATCGCACAGATCTTCACGCGCCTCGGCTTGCCGTTCGAGCGTGCGGGCGACGACTTCCTCGTGACGCCGCCGCCGTATCGTTTCGATATTGAGATCGAAGAAGATCTGATCGAAGAAGTCGCACGCATTTACGGCTTTGAGAAAATTCCCGCGCGTCCGCCTGTCGCACGCAGCGAAATGCGCCGTACGAACGAAACGCAGCGCTCGATTCATACGCTGCGCCACGCGCTCGCCGCGCGCGATTACGCGGAAACGGTGAACTTCAGCTTCGTCGATGCCGAGTGGGAGCAGGACTTCGCGGGCAACGACAAGCCGGTGAAGCTGCTCAATCCGATCGCGAGCCAGCTGTCGGTCATGCGTACGACGCTGTTCGGCAGTTTGATCAACGTGCTGCGCCACAACCTGAACCGTCGCGCGGATCGTATCCGCGTGTTCGAAGCGGGTCGTGTGTTCCTTCAGGATGCGTCGGTCAAGGCAGGCGAGCTGGCCGTCGAAGGCTTCGCGCAGCCGAAGATGATCGGCGCGCTCGCGTATGGTCCCGTGGTCGAAGAGCAGTGGGGCGCGGCGACGCGTGCCGTCGATTTCTTCGACGTGAAGGGCGATCTCGAAGCGCTGCTTGCGCCTGCCGTCGCGCGTTTCGTGAAGGCCGAGCATCCGGCGCTGCATCCGGGACGTAGCGCGCGCATCGAACTCGATGGCCGCGCAATCGGCTGGATCGGCGAACTGCATCCGCGCTGGATGCAGAAGTACGACCTGCCGCATGCGCCGATCGTGTTCGAAGTCGAAGCGGAAGCGCTGATGCAGCGCGCGTTGCCGAGTCCTTCGGAAGTATCGAAATTCCCGCCTGTGCGACGCGATATCGCGATCGTCGTCGACCAGAAAATCGAGGTTCAGGCGCTCTTCGACGAGATGCAAAAGGCGCTGTCGGAAGAGGCTTGCAAGACCATTCAAAGGGTTGCGCTTTTCGATGAATTTCGTGCAAAATCAAATACTTCCGGCGGGCTGGCGGCGCACGAGAAAAGCCTTGCGTTCCGTGTAACCTTGCAAGATACTGGTGGGACCCTTCAGGATGAAACGGTCGATCTGGCCATTCAGACTTTAGTGGATCGTCTTGCTCGAGTGTATGGCGCCCGGTTGCGCGGATAACCATCAACGGCTGTTCCGCAGGTTCCGTTCCGGTTGAAGCGCCATTTGACAGATATGAATGAAATGAACTCGAGTGATTTCGAAGCCCTTCTTTCGGCGCAGCGTAGCGCCATGATCCGCGATATTCCTACCTCGACCTCCAGCGCGTCGGCCGAAGCACCGACGCTCACCAAGGCTGAGCTTGCCGAGCTGCTGTTCGACAATGTCGGGCTCAACAAGCGGGAAGCGAAGGACATGGTCGAAGCATTCTTCGAAGTGATTCGCGACGCGCTGGAAAGCGGCGACAGCGTGAAGCTGTCCGGCTTCGGCAATTTCCAGCTGCGCGACAAGCCGCAGCGTCCGGGCAGAAATCCGAAAACGGGCGAGGCGATTCCAATCGCCGCGCGCCGCGTCGTGACGTTCCATGCAAGTCAAAAGCTGAAGGCGCTGGTTGAGAACGGCGCTGAAGAGAGCTTCGCGCGTTAATCGATTCGCGCGCCCGCGCAACCACTACGACGGTCAACCGGCCGCTAACTGACGATGACAGCGACGATCGAAAAAGTCGTCTTGCCTCCGATTCCCGCGAAGCGCTACTTCACGATCGGTGAAGTCAGCGAGCTATGCGGTGTCAAGCCGCACGTGCTGCGGTACTGGGAGCAGGAGTTCACGCAGTTGCGTCCGGTGAAGCGCCGCGGCAATCGCCGGTACTATCAGCATCATGAAGTGCTGCTGATCCGGCGGATCCGCGAGTTGCTGTACGAGCAGGGTTTCACGATCAACGGCGCGCGCAACCGCCTCGATTCGCATGGTGCCGGGCAGGGCGCGGAAGCCGAGGGCGAGGTAGTCGAAGGTACAGTCGTGCAGCCGACTACGGCAACCGTCGATGTCGATCAGTTGCGCAAGGAGCTGCTGCAGGTGATCGACCTGCTCGGGCATTGAACGATTTGTTGTATCGAGTTTGATTGTTGCAGTTCTATTCGCATGAAGTGTCTGTTATACTTTTATGCTTTCGGGGCGTAGCGCAGCCTGGTAGCGTACCTGCATGGGGTGCAGGTGGTCGGAGGTTCAAATCCTCTCGCCCCGACCAGATGGACAAAAAGGACTTACGGTGCAAACCGTAAGTCCTTTTTTCTTTGGCGGACGGGTTTGATATCGTGCGAGGCAGTGGATGCAACTGCGTCGTCATCCTGATTAATCGTCATCGTCCGACCGGCATAAGCGACTCAAACGTCCGGCTTCACTGCCCCGCCTGATGCGCGCCCAACGCCGCCCCGAGCTCTTCATCCGACAGCGCCGGCGAGATCCTGAACGTAAAGACGTCGCCCCATTGCAGCACCCACGCGGCCATCGGTGCCGTGCTCTCCGACTCGATGATCGCGCATCCGCTCAACTCGCCGATCGAATGCCAACGTCCGATCATCTTGATCCCGTCAGGCGGCAACGCACCGCCCGTTTTCATGAAGCGCTCGACAGCCGATTGCTGCACCGTCGGGTGGCCGTTCCACTGAACTATGAACTTCATTGCGCACCTCCACTTCGGTCGCGGCGATGCCGGCCAGTGGCGAGCCGTCACCGTCACGAGCGCTGCGGATTGCGGCGCCCGGGAGCCTGCACCACGCTCGGATTCTTCCCGCAAGGTCCGAAACGCGATACCGCCACCTCGGCGTTCTCAAGAATGATAGGTAGCGTCCGCTCGACTGCCACCAAAGCAGCAGTCCTATTCCAGAGTTTTCTGTGCGTCGCACCGCATTCGTTCCGCCGGGATCGGCACGATTTAAGTTTCCGTTAAGCCTGCACTCATACATTGTTTCGACGTTCGGACGATGCAAGAGGTGCTGCGAGGAGTCGTCCGACGTTTCGTGGTCCGCCGGGGGGCGAACCAGACTAAGACCATCGTCGATGCGCATTCGACCGCCGCCAGGCGACAGATGGCATGTGGCAAACGGCCGATCAGCCTTCGCCCGAGGGCTGTGGGGGACGGCCATTCGAACCCGGTGCTCCACCGGGTTTTCTTTTTCGGCGTCGTCAGTCGACGCGGTTTGCGCCAGCATTGACTCGATTTCCGGCTGAACCCGCCGAGCCCGCGGGCGTCCTACACTCGTCATTTGTCTTATGCCGTTCGCCGCGTCATCGTCGTGCAATCGGCGTGCAAAACTGTATAAACATACAGTATAGTATTCACCTATCCGGCGCGGCGGCCTCTTCGAAATTGCCCGTACGCGTCGCACGAACTTCGCCGCATCGGCAGGCATGGCCGCTATCGTCCGCCATCGTGCCCCGGCCAACTCATTCAGACGGACAGGCAAATTGTCATCTAACGGAACGATCCGAATTCGTGGCGCACGCCAGCACAACCTGAAGAACGTCGACCTCGACCTCCACACGGGCGAAATGACCGTCGTGACAGGGCCGTCGGGCTCGGGCAAGTCGAGCCTCGTGTTCGACACGCTGTATGCAGAAGGGCAGCGGCGCTATGTCGAAACTTTCAGCGCATACGCCCGGCAGTTTCTGGACCGGATGGACCGGCCGCAGGTCGATCGCGTGGACGGGGTGCCACCCGCCATCGCCATCGACCAGACCAATCCCGTGCGCAGTTCGCGATCAACCGTTGGCACGATGACGGAGCTGAACGACCACCTGAAGCTGCTCTACGCGCGCGCGGCCGAACTCTTCGACCGCAAGACCGCGCAGGCCGTCCGGCACGATTCGCCTGAAACCATTTACGCCGAACTGGACGCGCGCACGGCCACGGACGATCCGCGCATCGTGCTGACCTTCCCGGTCGAACTACCGGAAACGACGAGCGAAGCGGAAGTCGAGCAATGGCTCTCCGCGAGCGGCTATACGCGCGTGCAGGCGCAGCGCGAAGTCGCGTCGGCGACGGGCATGCGCAAGGTGCTCGACGTCGTTGCCGATCGTTTTCGTCTGCATCAGGTCGAAAAGTCGCGCGTGGTCGAGGCGATCGAAGCATCGCTCAAGCGCGGCGGTGGCCGGGTCAACGTCTACGTGCTGGCTCAGACGCAAGAAGGTGTTGAGGCCGAGCCGCAGATCTGGCGCTTCTCCACAGGGCTGCACAACCCCGACAGCGATCTGCGCTATGCCGATCCGCAGCCGGCGTTGTTCTCCTTCAACTCGGCCTATGGCGCGTGCGATACGTGCCGGGGCTTCGGCCGCGTGATTGGCGTCGATCTGGGCCTCGTGATTCCCGACGAGCGCAAGACGTTGCGCGGCGGTGCGATCAAGCCGATGCAAACGCCCGCATGGAAGGAGTGCCAGGACGACCTGATGCGCTATGCGGCGAAGGCCAACATTCGCCGCGACACGCGCTGGTCGGAGCTCACGGAAGCCGAGCGCGACTGGGTCATCAACGGTTCGCCGGACTGGGACGGCGAATGGCAGAAACAGTGGTATGGCGTGAAGCGCTTCTTCGGCTATCTGGAGTCGAAAGCGTACAAGATGCATATCCGCGTGCTGCTGTCGAAGTACCGCAGCTACACGCCCTGCGAGACGTGCGGTGGCGCGCGCCTGAAAACGGAATCGCTGCTGTGGCGTCTGGGCTCGAAGCAGAACGCTGACGCCGTGCTGGAGCCGGCGCAACGCTTCCTGCCTCGCGGGGTCGACTGGAACCGGACGCAGCTCGAAGCCTTGCCGGGTCTGACGGTGCACGATCTGATGCTGCTGCCTATCGAGCGTATCCGGCGCTTTTTCGACGAAATCACTTTGCCGAGCGCACTGCTGGACGACGCGCTGAAACTGCTGCTTGCCGAAGTGCGCACGCGCCTCAAATATTTGTGCGACGTCGGCCTCGGTTATCTGACACTCGACCGCCAGAGCCGCACTCTTTCGGGCGGCGAGGTGCAGCGTATCAACCTGACGACCGCGCTCGGCACGTCGCTGACCAAGACGCTGTTCGTCCTCGACGAGCCGAGCATTGGCCTGCATCCGCGCGATCTGAACAGGATTGTCGAGGCGATGCAACGTCTGCGCGACGCGGGCAATACGCTCGTCGTCGTCGAACATGATCCGTCGGTGATGCTCGCCGCCGATCGCCTGATCGACATGGGACCGGGTCCGGGCGAGCGCGGCGGCACAATCATCTACGACGGCGCGCCCGACGCAATCCGTTCGGCAGGCACGCTGACGGGCGAGTATCTGGGTGGCCGCAAGCACGTCGCCGATGCAGCGCACTGGGCGCGTCGACCCGTCGACACGAGCACGCCGCGCATCACGCTCGAAGGCGCGCGTCAGCACAATCTGCGCGACGTGACGGTGGAGATCCCGCTGCAACGTCTCGTCTGCGTGACGGGTGT
This genomic interval from Paraburkholderia sabiae contains the following:
- the rpmI gene encoding 50S ribosomal protein L35; translated protein: MPKMKTKKSAAKRFVVRPGGTVKRGQAFKRHILTKKTTKNKRHLRGATAVHDSDLNSVRAMLPFA
- the rplT gene encoding 50S ribosomal protein L20, whose protein sequence is MPRVKRGVTARARHKKIINLAKGYRGRRNNVYRIAKQAVMRAGQYAYRDRRNKKRVFRALWITRINAAVRQHDMTYSVFINGLKKASIELDRKVLADMAVFDKAAFAAIVKQVKAAVAA
- the pheS gene encoding phenylalanine--tRNA ligase subunit alpha, translated to MDLDQIVADAKSAFEQASDVTTLENEKARFLGKSGALTELLKGLGKLDPETRKTEGARINIVKQQVEAALTARRQALADALLNQRLAAEAIDVTLPGRGAGTGSLHPVMHTWERVEQIFRTIGFDVADGPEIETDWYNFTSLNSPENHPARSMQDTFYVDGKDAEGRPLLLRTHTSPMQVRYARTNTPPIKVIVPGRTYRVDSDATHSPMFNQVEGLWIDENISFADLKGVYTDFLKKFFERDDILVRFRPSYFPFTEPSAEIDMMFEQGKNAGKWLEISGSGQVHPTVIRNMGLDPERYIGFAFGSGLERLTMLRYGVQDLRLFFENDLRFLRQFA
- the pheT gene encoding phenylalanine--tRNA ligase subunit beta; this encodes MQFPESWLRTFVDPQLTTAELSHALTMAGLEVEDLRPAAPPTSKIVVGRVLEVVKHPDADKLNVCQVDAGTGATLNIVCGAPNVAPGIKVPVALVGAQLPPAEEGGAPFAIKLSKLRGVQSEGMLCSARELKLSEDHSGLLILPEDTPIGQDIRETLNLDDTVFEIKLTPNKADCLSVFGVARETAAITGAPLRPLEIKPVEVKLNETLPVKISAPDLCGRFSGRVIRGVNARAKSPAWMVERLERSGQRSISALVDISNYVMLELGRPSHVFDLDKIHGSMDVRWGKRGESLKLLNGNTVEVDETVGVIADDQHIESLAGIMGGDSTAVTLDTTNIYLEAAFWWPDSIRGRSRRYNFSTDAGHRFERGVDYSTTVEHIERITQLILDICGGEAGPVDDQIVNVPKRAPVKMRVARANRIIGVAISADEIAQIFTRLGLPFERAGDDFLVTPPPYRFDIEIEEDLIEEVARIYGFEKIPARPPVARSEMRRTNETQRSIHTLRHALAARDYAETVNFSFVDAEWEQDFAGNDKPVKLLNPIASQLSVMRTTLFGSLINVLRHNLNRRADRIRVFEAGRVFLQDASVKAGELAVEGFAQPKMIGALAYGPVVEEQWGAATRAVDFFDVKGDLEALLAPAVARFVKAEHPALHPGRSARIELDGRAIGWIGELHPRWMQKYDLPHAPIVFEVEAEALMQRALPSPSEVSKFPPVRRDIAIVVDQKIEVQALFDEMQKALSEEACKTIQRVALFDEFRAKSNTSGGLAAHEKSLAFRVTLQDTGGTLQDETVDLAIQTLVDRLARVYGARLRG
- a CDS encoding integration host factor subunit alpha → MNEMNSSDFEALLSAQRSAMIRDIPTSTSSASAEAPTLTKAELAELLFDNVGLNKREAKDMVEAFFEVIRDALESGDSVKLSGFGNFQLRDKPQRPGRNPKTGEAIPIAARRVVTFHASQKLKALVENGAEESFAR
- a CDS encoding MerR family transcriptional regulator, translated to MTATIEKVVLPPIPAKRYFTIGEVSELCGVKPHVLRYWEQEFTQLRPVKRRGNRRYYQHHEVLLIRRIRELLYEQGFTINGARNRLDSHGAGQGAEAEGEVVEGTVVQPTTATVDVDQLRKELLQVIDLLGH
- a CDS encoding DUF3303 domain-containing protein, yielding MKFIVQWNGHPTVQQSAVERFMKTGGALPPDGIKMIGRWHSIGELSGCAIIESESTAPMAAWVLQWGDVFTFRISPALSDEELGAALGAHQAGQ